ATGGACTTTTACTGGACTGTATACTGTAGATGTTCAGGTTATGCTTGAGGAGCAATTCCTGATTCGGTCTAGGACTGAGCTTCTGCCCTGGATCTGACTATAATGTGCAGGATTGGCTGGAACCTGCACTGGGAGGACCAGTTAAGAGGTGCAACACAGTGATGGAGGGACAacacaaccacaaaaaaaaaaaacatcactgtactgtatattttacacatataaTCACCTATACCAACAGATAAGTGTACATTGACAGCACAGTATTCAGTGTGACATTTCACCTCTTTGTCAAATGTCTGTGTGACAGAAACTGGGTCCAAACTCAAGAATATTAGTTTCCTTCCCTCAAGCTTGATTCCTATCTCCAATTGAAAAGAagatagaaaatgttttatcagaAAATGTCAAGAGCCTGTAACCAAACCGCTGGCTGCAAATTTTAATTGTACTGCCAAATTCAGTTGTATcttaaaaatctttattttcataatgtgcacaaaaaatgcAAAGTGAATGACCAGTATCACTGCTTAGTACAACTGAGGTAAAATATCTGTATGTATTAGCAGACTTGGGTCTAAATGTAAAGCCTGGACTTGCTTGAGTTTATGTACATCACTGAAGTGCAGGTGACCAGTCATTCCATAAAGAGTAAAAGCACCAAGTTGGCACCAGCAATATTCTGCCCCCGAAAGTAAAACTGccacatgtcttttttttttttatcttcaatTGGCCTGTTATTTGCTTTTAGAAAGCAAAATaagtcaagttttttttttattccattctTTCTGTAAAACGTAATTTCGATCTTGCTCAGTGATCTGAATGACTTATGGTGGCAGTCATTTGTGCTGCCATAAAGATGATTCTCTACAATAAGACAAGGCAAATCAGAGTAagctaaactgcattttccaATCATCTCAAATTTCTGTGCAATTCATACTCTTTTATAATACCTGATATTTGGCCAATTCATTTCTCAGACCTGTGTACGAACCACGTCACGGCTGGGAGGGACACTAGAAAACAAACTGCTGGTCTCACTGTTATTCATGTCTGAAGGTTTTCTGTCCATCATCCCAGAAGAGCTTTTTATCTGCAGTAGACACTCAGGAGCGACAGACTGTTCCATATCTATAAGTGCACTCTATTATATGCTACAACACTTACAGAATAAATAAAGAGTTTGTTATCactgtctttatgctaataaATATCCTGTTTACACCATGTCAGATATTTGCCTCTTGTATTCTAAAAGCAAAACTgagacaaaatgtcaaacccGAAGTTAAATTCTTTTATCTACAAAGGATACATACAGTGCTTTGGTGACTTTTTACATCATCCATAAACCAAACATCAtgtccccaaaatgtcaaaagcaTGAGGACAGAGATGGACTATATTCCCTTGATGACGCTTTTGTGGTTAAATATAAATCCTTCCAGGTTGAGGGCAAACAGTCTCTGGTTATCTTCATTAAAATGGCTCAGGTCAGTCCAGCATTACTCGTCCCAGCTCTCCTTTCCTGAAGGCTCTAATGAAATCGTAAGCTGCGGCTGTGTAGTTTGGGACAGTGATGGTAATGTTCCCTGAGGGAGATGAggaacaaacattttcattatggGACTAATCTTTAAGACGTTGATATGATGGCAATTGCGCCATCAAACTGAAGTGAGAGTGCACATATTCCCTAGTGATTTTCAAACAAATACTGATGTGAATTTCACCCTGCATGAGGACAAGTGGTTCAACATGGAAAACAAAGTTCTTTAGTATTCAGAATGATTCAATATTTTGTGGTAGCACTGTAACATAGCTTGAGGTTGTTTGCGGCGTACCATTTTAGAATTTTTGTTCCGATGTTTAAGAAGCCAGTCTGGTTACTACATCAGTATTAattaaacatgtaaatataGCGAACACCTGGTTATAATGGCAGTcgtctttaaaggaatagttcgattttttggaaaatatgcttattcgctttcttgccgagagttaggcgagaagattgatgccactcgatatgaagctactgccagcagcctgttagcttagcttaaacgCGAAACACGgtgaaacagctggcctggctgtGTCCAGAAGTAACAAAGCCCGTCAACCAGCACCTCAAAAgaacacaaattaacacattatatctttatttgtttaaacaataaaaaaagtgtaaaaatcaCAAGTTGTGGTGTTAtgtgtgggactatttcttggccaggaacagtgacttcctggtgtctctgctggttgcctggcaacctcactgtgaccaCAAGACACCAAGAAGCCACTGCGCTTGGCCAGGGTTTCCAGATTGGGTGGTTTtcctttactttttatttcattgggTGATCTAAATTTGTTTTCCCCAACAAATAGTTATAATTACAGTCCAATGAATCTTTTCCTCTCCAGTTATTGTGGTTGAGACTGACAGGGCAATGAGTTCAATAGACTCCACACACAGTAGTAACTTATGACCGTCGtggtatggattaaacaaatgagatataaaggtgttaattagtgagctttagaggtgctggtaggcagattttgttacctttggacagagccaggctagctgtttccccctgttttttggtctttatgctaagctaagaagctgctggttgtagctttaTAAAGACAAGAGTGGTATCGTTCTTCgcatctaactcttgacaagaaagcaaataagcgtatttcccaaaatgtcaaactattcctttaaataaataaagctgagaGATAGCTTGtctataatactgtatgtagcaaGAGTATCTATAGGATTAGCACTTTCTTACCCACTCCAGTAATGGCTTTGACCCGTTGAGTCTTTCCAAGTTTTACAGCAATGCGTTTGAGAACATGCTGGATGTCATCGCTAGGCTCATGGAGGTTGTATTTCTCCACATAactgcacataaacacacacacacacacacacagtaaacaatCACAGTAatgtgaagcaaaaaaaaaagttcacttAATCAAAATTTAGGGAGAAAATTCACACCTGAACCTCCCTAGCCTGTTCAGAGAAAAGAGTAAGTAGTCAGCGATAATGTCTTCACCCACTAAATGGTCCAGAATAGTTCctggagaaggaaagaaaaaaaaaataaattgttgagCACCAGGAAAAAACCTCTTTTACAGACAAATGTGACAGCAATTTCACTGAATACAGTAGTTACGTTTCCACGTGGTGTTTCCTCACTGACACTAAttgttttgttggaaaaaaaaactaaacaaaaaacaaatcctgTTCTGCTCACCACACAAAGCCAGCTTCATGCCTGTTTCAACACTCTCAATCTTAGGAGGCAAGACTCCTGGTGTGTCCAACAGGTGCATTATGGGTCGCTCACACACCTGAGGACAAAGACAGCCACAAAAGACTTTACAGGTGCAGGGACacaatgaacacacaaacacacacagacaaacatgtcCCCACCTGAATTTTAGTCAGGACCGCTTTAGTTATACCTGGCTCCCCACCTACACGAGATGCACGACCTGGAATTGGTGTGatattacaatatttatcaCTGAGGAGGTGAATCTGTATCATACTGAATCAATGTCCAACAACTATCACCTACTTTATTATACATACCTTTTTTCAAGTTTGTTCTTCGTAATGAGTTAATAAGAGATGACTTCCCCACATTGGGCACTCCAATCACCATCAGGCAATAATTTGTATTCTGAAAGATTTTCATGTCGAAGGTTAGACCGAGGCCAATATATTGGCTTTTACCCTCCATTGCCTTAAAAATCTAAATCGTGagaaaattataataaatataaaagtgGAAATAACAGATTCTATGTGGATTCAGATCCACTGAAGCAAAAGAAGTTTTAGAGTCACAATGAAACAGCATTTTGGTAAGAatcttgttttcatatttctgGCCGACACAGAATCTTGTGGTAGATCATACTTTGGAGAgtttaaataaatgagataTCAGTTAAAGAGAAAAGGGTTGTATTATTTGATAAGCATTAATCATAGCTCTGTGAGGGTATGACTTGTTGTTTTGTAGATATGTCTTCTATCTTAtgtagcttattgcagatatgtTGGTATCGGTGTATATGTTGGGCGATAGTAACAAGAAATGATGCTTGAGGTTGTTTAGAAACAGAGAGCACTGACGGCTGTAAAATTTTCTCAAAGTAGAAATGAACTAAAATATGTTATTAAATTGCCCGGAGTAAGCATACCTCATCTCTGTTAAAGCGTGGTTTGCTCTCAATAATTTCCACCACCATTGGCACCaactacagaaaaacaaaaaaggaataatttgCACATTCATGCTCGTAATGTTTATTTCATAACAGCTGAGGACAAACTTCTGCAAGCAGTCAAAGTCTAGTACACAGTGAAGACGACCTTTACCTTTTTGATGTTGTCGTCTCTCTGCTTCAAACAGTCTGTGAAGAGAACATTCCTCACCCCATCTTGTTCTAGCTTCTTCCGGATTCTCTGCAGAATAGACGTAAAGACATCATTTCGCGTTGGTCATTTTAAAACGCTGGTGACGTGATTTCGCTAAAATAGCAGCAAGACTTCGGACCTGCTTGTTGGACAGATCAGCGAGGTCCATCTTGTTGAGGATCAGCAGATGTGGTCTGACATCTAGAGTCTCCTGAAACGCAGGGTTTCTTCCAGAGAAGGGGATATGCTTaatgttaaagaaaaaacaaatctcaaacaGTTCTCATTTCACCTCTGCAGTAAACAGCAGCATGGTTGGATTAACCTGCTCGGGCTCTCaagggcaaaaatggcctgctgGGCCCCTTTTTAAACTTTGTTCCTCTGAGACTCTGTGAAATGTGTACACTTTTAATATGCTACAATACTACCAGACAGATTTGCAGGGTGGTCATTTGCTTTAACACATTCATTTGGGAATATGAAGCATATAAGCACAAAACTGACATAATGAAGTGCTCTGGCTGCTTCTGGCACTACCAGAagatatattaatataatactaATGCTATGATGATATAACCTAAATTAATTTACATGTTGAATCTGTAATTAAAAATAAGATGGCACTTATTTCTGCTATATATAAAAAAGGATATTCTGGCATCATGGATTTCTATGATGCAGTCCACACTCTTGAGGCTGGCTCTCATCTGCTTGAGTCCTGCGAACAGTGAAGTGAAGCTGTTATTAAAAACTATCATTACAGCGATCATATCACCAGCACGTTATGTTACATACACGACTGCTTGCTTTACACAAGGGACAAACATTTATATtccaaatacatacattttacatatcCTGGAGATAACTTTAAGCGAAGCTGTCACCTTTAGCCATGTGTCCGGGGAACCAATGAGCCACTTCCCGTCCACCGAAGTCGAAAACGGTTCTGAACTTGCCGCCATTACGGAGAGCCTGGTACAGTTTCATGGCTACTGTTCATCTAAATATGACTAACGCCTGGCTTTCATTTGTGTTAATAAAGTACTTAGTTTGACCGTCTAGCTACAAAACCTCTTGCTGCACTGGACATGTTGATGATGTGCTACACTGTTTACATACCGACTCAAATCTGCAGTTAAATAACTTTGTTCCGCTGTTGAGATTTCTTCTTCtatgtttttttgtagtttATACACTAATGGGTGTACTACTGCCCTCCTCAGGATCAAATATAATGAAATCACTTGTATCGTCCAGGAACTAATACCAGCCTTCAGTGTTGGAGGAAatattcaaatcctttacttaagtaaaagtattaataccacactgtaaaaatactgttataaGTTAAAGTCCttcattgaaaatgttacttaagtaaaagtatttaagtataatcaggaacatgtacttaaagtattaaaagtaagcagaaaaatgtcccctgtgactgttatactattatatattatatcattagattattattactgatgcattaatgtaaaagcaggattttactgttgtagttggttgcagTGGAGCTCATTTGAACTATTTCATATATGATAATTTTCAttgtggattaatctgctgaccCAGCAACACCTTCACAacgcttgttttgtccaaacaacagtaCAAACCTcagaattattaaaaataaatttaaattatttaaaggaaaagcaactaatcctcacatttgtgaagctgtaaccacaaaatgtttttacatggaaaatgaattaaatgattataaaaaatagttgataattaattttctgtcagtcgactaattgATGAATCGACtaattataacaaaacatcatattgtATAAACTCTTCGTatattttgtgtgcaaaaatcttttgtaaagtaactagtaactaaagctgtcagataattgaagtgaagtaaaaaggacaatatttcCCCGTGACATGTAGctgagtagaagtagaaagtggaaAACACTCTTTCTATGGCCAAGCATATCTTACCTCATCATTCAAAATTAATCATAATGTGAGAACCGAGTTTGTGCAAGTGCAAAAGGTAAGGCAACATATTGTGAgttacaaacaataaaataattagtcaattgattttttaaataagtgaAATGAAACTTGAAATGTTTTGCACATAAATGTGGACATTCATTTACTCACTGACTTAAGAAAGAACTgttaaaatcatttatttatacatttctatttattaataatatagtTAATTACAGCCAGTTACAATACAATAATTAGATTAGAAAACAAGAAAGTTGAAAAACTGTATGAAATTCAATCAGTCTTAAAATAAGACAATGAAGTTACAAAATCACTATTAATTCCTATAACTGTTATTAGCTGATTTGTAAATAAGATTACTACATGTGTAAATTTAAGTTAATTCCTTAATTTTTCTTTACTAAAAATATACAAAGAGGCCTTTCATCAGTTTATATTTACAGCTGTATCCTTAATGTATTTACTGAAATAGCATAATTATTATATCAATATCATTACTTGATCACTTGATTGCCTGTCCAATACCATCCAAGTCCATGTGTATTTTAATGCAGTGAAATCCACAGTATAAGGTCAGCAGTATCACACCTCACTGGCTTTCCAAAATTTTAAGTGACTgatttaaataaacagcaggCTTCCACACACTCCTCCAAATTAACCCTGAGATCACAGTTTGAAGAAGTTGCAGATTTTAGCTataaatctctttttttaaagcagtattGTTCTTTTAAAGCTTAGACTTGGGCAGCTCAGATGGACTGATGGAGGAGTAGTGAGAGATGAGTCTATCAGCTTCTCTCCACCCAGTGAGAATAGCTCCATGAACGGTGGAGTAGTAGCAGGGATGAGTAGCCTCTCCAGCAAACAACACCTGCAGGGGCTGAAACAGTACAAATAGTTAGAAAAAAGAATCTCAAACCTTGTGTGAGCTGGTGTGTATGCTTAAtgcacacatttgtgtttgacTTTGAACATGTAGGTACTTGTGACTGTGATCCCTTCGTGGGCAGGGGCTCCATCATGTTCTCCAGGTCCTGCGCTGAACAGCCTATTGCTGGGTGACAGTAAGATCCGCATGTCCACGGGTCATGAAACCACTGGGAGCGCAAGATTCTCCTCGGGGTGATGGTAGGGTTTCCTAAACACACAGATCATcagaaacatttttagaaaatataaagatcTTGCTGTGGAAGTAATACGCTCTCTATGGAGGATTATTGTTGCTCAATGCTTGTGGCTTATATAGACTCACCTGTAAATCTGCGGATGAGTTGCATGATGCCATGTGTGACCTCCTGTTCAGACAGTGTCTCCATATACTCTGACTCATGTCCAGCAATCCAGCCACACAGAACATGGCCATACCTGAAAGTTAAACCACAAAGAGGACTGCATTCCTAATCAAATAGTTCGTATTTCCTATTAAATACAACCTAAACAAGCAAGCCAAGCAACAGCATTTGTGTGCATAATGTGGTTACTGACCTTTCAGTGGGTTTGAGCACAGTGAAGCCAAACAACTTCTTTATCCAAGATCTCTGTACATCCGGCACCTGGTCCACCATGTCATTCTGAATCATGACAAGAGATAAAAGACCGTTCAAGTGTTCATACATGTTAGATTTTTTGCTAACTGTTGGCATAGTTGCATGTTAGGGTCCACTCTTGCATCCATGAAAAGAAGGTACGAAGCCAAGGAGAAGGTGGTTGAGGCCTTACACCCAGGCTAGTCAACTGGCCCCGGCCCATAGTCAGCTGGCCAGGAGGAAGAAGTAGTTATAGAAGTTAGAAGTCCACCCCACTGCTAGGTGCCAGCTGTTCTGAGGCCGCCTCTGTCTAGTTCAGTGTGTGGCGGGAAAACCCCCCATGCCAGCCCTCCCTCTAGCGATGTGTGGGAGCCTGGAGCTCAGTTTATGCATTCAAGCACTCACAAACACTTTGTGAAAATAAACGTTTGCCTGCTGACGCATTCAGGCACACAGAGGGGGGTGCAGTGTTGCAGTTCTTTAAAGGACAAACCCCCCCCCACAAAGTTGCAAAACGTAATGTTTCCCCCTGTAACTCCAGAAGGAACCAGCGATCTCTCTGGGGAGAAATGGACAGTGCCAAAGCTCAGACCCGGAGAAGTGTCTCGACCTCCAGGAAAGCTATGTCCTTGTAAAAGACTCTTTTCATTATTTATCGTTTGTCTCTGTCTGCGTTAGTTTGTAGTCTGTTTGAATGATTTAATTATTGAAATATTCTTTGGATAGGCCATATCTACATCAAAATCTAGGCTTATtactgattttttattttagctgtaaTTGAGTCCAGTGTGTATGCATTTACCTTACAGAAAATGTACACCTTTATTCATTGACTACATGTCTCACCTCATCTTCCCACACGAGGTAGATGACCTCACAGTCAGCATCCCACCACGGTGAATCAAACTCcacaaatattttattgtttgttccAAAACCTAGTCTCTGGATGGAGTGCAGCTTGtgtagagggagaggaggacggAACAGGGCTGAATGGTGCTTCTTTAGGTATCCTGATGAAACAGAACAAACCAGGTTATGCTCAGTACTGAATAGCCTGAATTTATGTTGCTAAAGAATCAAAGCAAAAAGCCTGTGTCATGTCAATTCTGACGTAAAAAAGTCACACGATCAATCATCCTGTTTTCACCTCATTTTGAACTGTccattgtgaaaaaaaattcttacattttgttgttgctttttgctTTTAAGTCTATAGATGaagaatttgacaaaatataagttttgtcaaattcactttcataaaacaaaatgtaaactgaaGCTAACTAAGTTAGAGGAGTAAGAACTTTTGTTCTCACTGTTAAAAGCTGAGTTGTACCACAAACTTTTCCAACATTTCAAGCAGTGAGATGGAAAATAGCaaactgtgtttgtgaatgtacGCATCTGACTCTACCTAGCGGTACAGTGACAATAACATGATCAGCAGCAATTCTCTCCCCAGCGTCACACTCAATCATCACAgggttttctctcttctctgcgTTGTTCCAGTGGACACAGCGCACAGGCTGATTGTAGGTCACTAAACCACTGGGGAGCTCCGACATCAAGTTTCTGATTAGATCTTCATAACCACTGCAcgagaaagaaaacaatgtcTAAG
This region of Siniperca chuatsi isolate FFG_IHB_CAS linkage group LG11, ASM2008510v1, whole genome shotgun sequence genomic DNA includes:
- the LOC122884600 gene encoding peroxisomal N(1)-acetyl-spermine/spermidine oxidase-like, giving the protein MSVKHRLYKGVNAKIVIIGCGMSGIAAAQRLVNSGFHHVRILEATARSGGRIKTGRLGDNIVEIGANWIHGPSEENPVFCLARQYGLLDPEALTPQNQAMDIGGHPPWVPNFFSSSGQKLTAEDIKPATEMFAELLHESSEFQSQGGEPWACVGDFIRSEAQKRAAEKWKDIDATTRSLRLCVISNMLKVECCVNGSHSMDEVGLGAFGLYKTLPGLDCTFPGGYEDLIRNLMSELPSGLVTYNQPVRCVHWNNAEKRENPVMIECDAGERIAADHVIVTVPLGYLKKHHSALFRPPLPLHKLHSIQRLGFGTNNKIFVEFDSPWWDADCEVIYLVWEDENDMVDQVPDVQRSWIKKLFGFTVLKPTERYGHVLCGWIAGHESEYMETLSEQEVTHGIMQLIRRFTGNPTITPRRILRSQWFHDPWTCGSYCHPAIGCSAQDLENMMEPLPTKGSQSQPLQVLFAGEATHPCYYSTVHGAILTGWREADRLISHYSSISPSELPKSKL
- the mtg1 gene encoding mitochondrial ribosome-associated GTPase 1 isoform X2; amino-acid sequence: MRASLKSVDCIIEIHDARIPFSGRNPAFQETLDVRPHLLILNKMDLADLSNKQRIRKKLEQDGVRNVLFTDCLKQRDDNIKKLVPMVVEIIESKPRFNRDENTNYCLMVIGVPNVGKSSLINSLRRTNLKKGRASRVGGEPGITKAVLTKIQVCERPIMHLLDTPGVLPPKIESVETGMKLALCGTILDHLVGEDIIADYLLFSLNRLGRFSYVEKYNLHEPSDDIQHVLKRIAVKLGKTQRVKAITGVGNITITVPNYTAAAYDFIRAFRKGELGRVMLD
- the mtg1 gene encoding mitochondrial ribosome-associated GTPase 1 isoform X1; this encodes MKLYQALRNGGKFRTVFDFGGREVAHWFPGHMAKGLKQMRASLKSVDCIIEIHDARIPFSGRNPAFQETLDVRPHLLILNKMDLADLSNKQRIRKKLEQDGVRNVLFTDCLKQRDDNIKKLVPMVVEIIESKPRFNRDENTNYCLMVIGVPNVGKSSLINSLRRTNLKKGRASRVGGEPGITKAVLTKIQVCERPIMHLLDTPGVLPPKIESVETGMKLALCGTILDHLVGEDIIADYLLFSLNRLGRFSYVEKYNLHEPSDDIQHVLKRIAVKLGKTQRVKAITGVGNITITVPNYTAAAYDFIRAFRKGELGRVMLD